The Cervus elaphus chromosome 32, mCerEla1.1, whole genome shotgun sequence region cctttagttcgtcttcactttctgccataggggtggtgggtggtgtcatctgcatatctgagattattgatatttctcccggctattCTCATGTAAAACTAATTGAAAACTGCCAGAACTGCGGTACAACCGAGGCTGTCGGGTAGACACGTAATCAGGTGGGATGGGAGGAAAAGCCCTGGTGCAGGACCCCCAGGAAGGGCTAAGAAGGGAGATTGCGTGGTGGATGAGTGAGCCAGTCACACCACAGACCGGGCATCCGAGGCCTGGGACCCTACCTGGAGGAGGCAGGCGTCCCTGGAAGGCTGAAGGCGTCTAGCTGCTTCCAGAAGGAGCACACAGGTGCTGGCCCCACTGGACAAGGTGGAGAGGCAGCTCACCTGGCGGCCACcttgccaggctccccagcctgagCTGAGCAACGCCCCAGCACCACACTCCCCGCCACAGTTTGGAAGCCAGGTCCCGGGGAAAGGCTCGATCTGGGGACACAGGTGGCCCAGGGGCCTGGCGTGAGGGCGGATGGGTGGCGGCCGTTGTTGGCACTCAGAGCTGCAGGGGCCGCCCAGCCCCCTGACAGCAGGGGAGCCCCATGAGCCCCACGGCCCCCCGCTCCCAGCTGAGCGGACCCTCTCCCCCACCCGTGACACGCCCCCGCCTTGCACTGGATCCGGGACGGCCACCACGGAGAGACATGACGCTGTCGCCTCTGAGCAGGGGCACAGAAGCCAGCACAGAGCTGTGTACATACCTGAGCCCCACGTGCTCCCGCAGCAGCCCCAGGGCAGGAAGGAGACACGCCCTGAAGGAACAGAGCCAGCTCCGGGCTGCCCTCAGGGTGCCCACTCCTGGGAGCAGACACTCCCCCGGGCCCTCGGGGTGGGGGCCTCGGAGCAGAGAAGTCCTGCCACGCCCTGTAGAGGCTCGCTCCAGCACCTCGATGTCGGTGGCCAGCACACCCTCGATACAGCCTGCCCAGGGACGCTCCCACGTGAGGACACCCCTTGAAAGTCGCAACAGGTAACTTCCACCTAAATCCATAGATACAGACATTTAAGtacaatgaaaaggcagaggaatgactctcaattgaaagagaaaaaccctgAAGAAATAACGAACCCAAGGTAGTCTACCAGacaatgaatttaaaatgttGGTAATAAAAACGCCAGCTGAATTAAGAACTAATCTAAGCACAGATCATTTTAAGAAGGAGCTAGAAGCTGTAAAGACAATCTAATCAAAAACAGGTAATTAAATCTGAGATTAAAAAGCACTCTAGAAGCAATGAATCGCAGACTAAATGACATAGAAGAACACATAAGTGAACTGAAAGAATAGAAATCACCCAGAAcagcagacagaaagacaaatgaaaaaaaaaaatcagagcaatACACAGGATCTGTGGGATTAAacgggctttccttgtggctcagctggtaaagaatccgcctgcgttgcgggagacctgggtttgatccct contains the following coding sequences:
- the LOC122687958 gene encoding serine/arginine repetitive matrix protein 1-like produces the protein MSPTAPRSQLSGPSPPPVTRPRLALDPGRPPRRDMTLSPLSRGTEASTELCTYLSPTCSRSSPRAGRRHALKEQSQLRAALRVPTPGSRHSPGPSGWGPRSREVLPRPVEARSSTSMSVASTPSIQPAQGRSHVRTPLESRNSGELLRPRLGGKHLSVTSTRASPRVLSME